TTGCCTTACTACAGCGTTTTGGGCGAGAGGGAACCCCCGAGCATCTTCGCCCTTTGGTAGAAGCCCACTGCGCTCCAGTACTTACACCTGGTCGAGGCATGGTTGCCCGCGCTGCTGGAGCTACCGCTATGACAGATAACTCCGATGGACTTATTGTTGATCTTTCCCAAATGGCGAAAAAATCTGGGGTACGCATCGATGTTGATTCATCTAGCATCGGCCCCGATGAACTCCTTAGCGAAGCCGCCTCCGTCTTAGGCACCGATGCCTGGCGCTGGATCTTAAGCGGCGGGGAAGACCACACTTTACTATCCACTACATTTGGAGAAGCCCCTTCAGGTTTTCGCACCATCGGCAAAGTAACAAAATCTCGCCCTGATGATCTAGTAACCGTAGATAAAAAAACCCCCGCCTTTTCAGATGGATGGAGAAGCTTTTAACACTTATGACTACGTCACTTTGGACATCTGTCGACAACCTTCCCATCCACCAGTCTTGGAAACCGGTGCTCAAACCAGTCGAAGAAACCATCATTGAGCTCGGCGCATTCCTTGCAGAAGAAGGGGATTTCCTTCCACCTGCTGGCGATGTGTTTAACGCATTTACCTATCCTTTTGAATCCGTCAAAGTACTCATCATGGGTCAAGATCCTTATCCCACCCCAGGGCATGCGATGGGATTAAGCTTTTCCACCCAACCCGGCGTACGCCCTTTACCGCGGAGTTTGAACAATATTTTTAAAGAGTTGCAAAGTGATGTGGGTTCTTCGGTGGATTTTGCTCCAGACAACCCGCAAGAAGCCCTCGATTTAGGCCTTAGCAGCCCACAACAACCAGCACTTCCCACCAATGGCGATCTACGCCCATGGAGCAACCAAGGCGTTGCACTGTTTAACCGAGTACTTACCGTTAGCCCTGGACAAGCAGGAAGCCACAAAGGTAAAGGCTGGGAAATTGTTACCGAACAAGCAATCAGAGCCCTTGCTAAGCGGCAACAGCCATTAGTTGCCATCCTGTGGGGAA
Above is a genomic segment from Corynebacterium suranareeae containing:
- a CDS encoding uracil-DNA glycosylase, which translates into the protein MTTSLWTSVDNLPIHQSWKPVLKPVEETIIELGAFLAEEGDFLPPAGDVFNAFTYPFESVKVLIMGQDPYPTPGHAMGLSFSTQPGVRPLPRSLNNIFKELQSDVGSSVDFAPDNPQEALDLGLSSPQQPALPTNGDLRPWSNQGVALFNRVLTVSPGQAGSHKGKGWEIVTEQAIRALAKRQQPLVAILWGKQAQEVQKFLGDTPCICSPHPSPLSASRGFFGSKPFSQANEILSSLGATEIDWSL